From Micromonospora sp. NBC_01699, a single genomic window includes:
- a CDS encoding lysophospholipid acyltransferase family protein: MPLLYTVGKITVGTAMNVVWRPTIEGLENVPATGGAIIAGNHLSVADELFLGSVVPRHISFWAKAEYFTGTGFRGWLSRSVIGGLGAIRVERGGGRAALSAFDGAIPVLRSGELVAIYPEGTRSPDGRLYRGRTGTARLAMAAGVPIIPVGMIGTDRVQPIGVRVPRPHVRGVVIRFGKPIDVSGRQDDRTSLREVTDELMAEIQRLTGQEYVPRYAPARQSPTSDPTE; encoded by the coding sequence GTGCCGCTGCTCTACACCGTCGGCAAAATCACCGTCGGAACGGCAATGAACGTGGTCTGGCGTCCCACCATCGAGGGGCTGGAGAACGTTCCCGCCACCGGCGGCGCGATCATCGCGGGCAACCACCTCTCGGTCGCCGACGAACTCTTCCTCGGCTCGGTGGTGCCCCGGCACATCTCCTTCTGGGCCAAGGCCGAGTATTTCACCGGGACCGGGTTCCGGGGCTGGCTGAGCCGCTCGGTGATCGGCGGGCTGGGGGCGATCCGGGTCGAACGCGGCGGCGGGCGGGCCGCCCTGTCGGCGTTCGACGGGGCGATCCCGGTGCTGCGTTCCGGTGAACTGGTGGCGATCTACCCCGAGGGGACGAGGTCACCCGACGGGCGGCTCTACCGGGGGCGTACCGGCACGGCCCGGCTGGCGATGGCGGCCGGCGTGCCGATCATCCCGGTCGGCATGATCGGCACCGACCGGGTCCAGCCGATCGGCGTACGGGTGCCGAGGCCGCACGTGCGCGGCGTGGTGATCCGGTTCGGCAAGCCGATCGACGTCAGCGGGCGACAAGACGACCGCACCTCGTTGCGCGAGGTCACCGACGAGCTGATGGCGGAGATCCAGCGGCTCACCGGCCAGGAGTACGTGCCGCGTTACGCGCCCGCCCGGCAGAGCCCCACCTCCGACCCGACCGAGTAA